Part of the Yersinia hibernica genome, TCATCGGTTTGGAACACAGACCTTATGAAAGCAGTTTTAGTTAAGCAGTCCTCAGTTAAAGCGTTATCCTAGATATCCCTTCTCCGTGAGTCTCCTCCTAAGTGCCCAATAAGTTATCCGCTGAAAAACAGACCACGTTCGCTACATTATTGTGGCAAAAATAATTGAAGGAAATATCTCTATGTCTAATAAGATGACTGGTTTAGTAAAATGGTTTGACGCTGGTAAAGGTTTTGGTTTCATTACTCCTGCTGACGGCAGCAAAGATGTATTCGTACACTTCTCTGCTATCCAGAGCAATGATTTCAAAACATTAGATGAAGGTCAAAAAGTTGAGTTCTCTATCGAGAGCGGCGCTAAAGGCCCAGCAGCGGTAAACGTAGTCGCTCTGTAATTCAGTGTGATTAGGGGGGCAAGCTGCCAATAGCGATGACGGCTAGACCCG contains:
- the cspE gene encoding transcription antiterminator/RNA stability regulator CspE, giving the protein MSNKMTGLVKWFDAGKGFGFITPADGSKDVFVHFSAIQSNDFKTLDEGQKVEFSIESGAKGPAAVNVVAL